Below is a genomic region from Sutterella megalosphaeroides.
AATTCGGGGTGGACCAAATGAAAAGCCGGCTTTTCTCAAGCCGGCTCCTGATTTTAGACGGTTTGGCTCCCGCGGGGAGCTCGGGGACCCGACTTTCGGCGGGCCGCCCCCCCCTCGAACGCCCTTCGAAGGCTTACCGCCAATCGTCGTCGTCATCCTCGTCGAAATCCTCGATATCGTCGTCGAAGTCGTCGAAGTCGTACCGATCCCAGCGACGGCGACGGCCGCGCCCCTGCCCCTTGATGACGTGGCGCGTGAGGTTCGACTCGAGAACGAAGCTGATGCGCCGCTCGCGCATGTCGATCGTTTCGATACGCACGCGCACCCGGTCGCCGATTTTCACCTGGCTCATCGACTCGTACGAGGTCATCGTCATTTCGGACTCGTCGTACTCGTAGTAGCCCCAGCCGAGGTTGGAGATGTGCACGAACCCTTCGATCGGCATCTCTTCGAGCGTCACGAAGATCCCCGCTGGAATCATGCCCGTCACCGTGGCGGTGTAGTTGCGCCGCCGGTGCTTCTGCATGAAGTCGCACTTGAGGTAATTCATCACGTCGCGCGACGCGTCGTCGGCGCGGCGTTCCGCGGCCGAGGTGATGATGCCGAGGCGCGCCCAGGCGTTGCCGCGCTCTTCCTTCTTCGTCTTCGCGGGCGCCTTGGGAGCGTCGGGGTTGCTCCCGAGCTTGCGGGCGTGGTAGCCCGACATGAGCGCCGTATCGTCGAAGGCGAGTGCGGGCGTGTAGGGCTTTTTCGCGAGAATCCCTTTGATCGTGCGATGGAGCAAAAGGTCGGGGTAGCGGCGGATGGGCGACGTGAAGTGCGCGTACGCCGGGTACTGCAGACCGAAGTGACCGATGTTCTCGGGCTGATACTGAGCGCGCGACATCGCGCGCAGGATCGCCGTCTGAACGGGAGCATTGTCCTTCGTTTCCCGAATGAGTTTCGCCATCGCTTCGGCCCCCGTCCCCTCAAGCTTCACGTTGAAGGTCTTGAGGACCGTGTTGAGCGTCCGGAGTCGGTCGGGTTCGGGCTTCGGGTGGACTCGGAAGAGGGTCGTTGCTTTCTTCCGGAGCACGAAGTCGGCCGCGGCCACGTTCGCCGTCAGCATGCACTCTTCGATCAGGCGGTGCGCGTCGTTGTGTTCGCGAACGGCAAAGCCCGAAATGACACCCTTCTCGTCGAAGAGCGCCTGACTTTCCTGCGTCTCGAAGTCGAGCGCCGAGCGGCGCTCGCGCGCGGCGCGCAGCACCTTGTAGAGGTCGTAGAGGCGCTTCAGGTCGTCCAACCGTTCGCCCACCGCTTCAAGCCCTGCGGGGGTGCCCTGCAACGCGCCCCACACGTTCGTGTAGGTAAGACGCGCGTGCGAATGAATGACCGCGGGGTAGAACTGGTAGGCGGTCGTCGTCCCTTCGCGGTCGACGATCGCGTCGCACACCATCACGAGGCGGTCCACGTCGGGATTGAGCGAACAGAGACCGTTCGAGAGCTTTTCGGGGAGCATCGGCACGACCGACGCGGGGAAGTAGACCGAGGTCGAGCGCATCTGCGCGTCGCGGTCAAGGGCGCTCCCCGGCTTCACGTAGTGACTCACGTCCGCAATCGCCACGAGGAGACGCCACCCTTCGGGAACTTCCGTGCAGTAGACCGCGTCGTCGAAGTCGCGGGCGTCTTCGCCGTCGATCGTCACGAACGGAATGTCGGTGAGGTCGACGCGGTGCAAAAGGCTCCGGCCGTCCACCTCGTCGGGAAGGGCGTCGGCTTCCGCGAGCGTTTCGGGACTGAATTCGGTCGGCACGCCGTGCTCGGCCGATGCGATCGCCACTTCGCCGAGCGGATCGTCTTTGCGGCCGACGCGACGCACGAAGCTCACCGGCAGAGGAAAGCTGGACGTTTCGGGGTTGAGCGCCTCGTCCTTGAGCGCCACCTCGATCACGTCGGTGCGCAGATTCGTGTCTTCGGGCACCTCGCTCTGTGCGATCGAGAAAACGAGCGGACAGAAGGGATTGACCGAAACGAGCTGCACCCGTTCGCCCTTCATGCGTTCGCCCTCGCGACGACGGCAGACGAAATGCGTGGGGCCGCGACGACGAAGTTCGCCCACGCGCCAGCTGCCCGAAGCTTCGCGAAGCTCGTAGACGTCCCCCGGAAGAACAATTCCCCGACGGTACGCCGGGATCGGCACTTCCAGATCGGGCTTCGTCTGCGACATGACGACCATCTGTTCGTAGGTGCGCGCGCCCTTAACCACCCCCGTCAATACGGGCGTTTCGGGGTGGCGGAACCAGTTCTCCGACGGACTCATGAATCCCTCGGAATTGAGCGCCACGACGATGCCGTTGGCAACGCCCGTGGAGATGCCCAGTTCGCGGGCCAGGCGCTTCTTGGCCGACGTAAAGGAAATATCCGTCTTCAGTTGCGTAAGGAATTCGCGTCCGCGTTCGACGTCCTCGGGACGGACCGTGACCGGTTCGGGGGGACGGGCAGTACTTTTCTTCTTCTTGGCCATGAGGTGTTCCTTGGTCGCAGATACGGCGCGACCTTCGCTGGAAATTCTAGAGATACCCGCGAAACATGTCGGGGTGTCGGACCAAATTTCGTTGCCGCCCGCTTAGAACCCGTACGCGGGCGGCGCGAAATATTTTTCAGAGCACTCTTGACAAATCAAAAAATCGTCGGCATAATTCATTTCCTCAGTGCCCGGATGGCGAAATTGGTAGACGCACCAGCTTCAGGTGCTGGCGGCCGCGAGGCCGTGGAGGTTCGAGTCCTCTTCCGGGCACCACAGAATTCAAGCCCATCGATCTTCGGATCGGCGGGCTTTTTCATTTCGCCCCAAGGCAACTTCGGTGCGAAGAACGAACGGGGGCCCCGACAATGCGCGTCGTCGGGGCCCCCGTCTTTTAAGCCCGATCGATTACTTGGCGTTGAAGGCCTTGTTGAGGTCGATCGGCATCGCCTGGTAACCCGAGGTGTTCTTCAACTGAATTTCAAGCGAGGGCTCCGTAGCGCCCCACTTGAATTCGTCGATGTACGGGTTCGGAGCGGATTCGAAGGCGCCCGTCTTGAAGTTGTAAGAAGCACCCGCCGTGGCCGAATAGACGAAGACGGAATCCTTGTCGTCCTGGTATTCGGTGAGCGACGTGACGGGGCTGTACCAGTCGTGGCCGCGTTCTTCGCCGTACTGCCAGATCTGTTCGACCGTCATCTTCTTCTGGTCGATTTTGTAAATGACCGCACGGCTGTACTTCATTTCGGGCAGAGCCGGCTGCTCCATCCCGCGGGCGTCGCCGTTGTCGAAGACCGAGAGGTAGAAGATGTTCTTGTCGGACTTGGAGTCGATGCGCCAGCCGGTGTGCTGCGTCCAGGTCCAGTCGAAGCCCCCTTCGCACTTGGAGCCTTCGCACTTGATGGGGTTGCCGTCCTTGTCGATCGGCGTGAGGATCTTGTCCTTGAACTCGGCCTTCCAGCCTTCGGGCGACCCCATGATCCACTTCACCTCTTTGTCGCGACCGATCTTGATGAGCGCGGACTGGTGGCGCGACGAGATGATGATCGAGTCGTCGGTCGGGTCGTAGTCGACGGAGTTGACGTGCACCCAGTTGCGACCGGCGCCCGAACCCACGATGTCGCCGAAGTGATCGCTCGCGTCCTGCTTGGCGAGCTCTTCCGCACTGAGCGTCTGACCCGCCTTCGAGGCGTCGATGTTGAGGCAGACGGCCCCCTGGTCGAGCACCTTCAGAACGACGTCGCGGTACGGGTCGAGAATGTCGAAGAGACGCCATTCGTCGACGACCACGCCGTTTTCATCCACTTCGATGATCACGTCGCGGACCGTGCGCACGTGCTTGCCGTCGGGGCGCTTGTAGTCGGACGAGGCGACGCGCACGAGGTAGTTGCCGTTTTGCATCGGATCCATCGCGTGCGAGAAGTCGTTGTAGCCGTCGGGAAGTCGGTGATTCCAGATTTCGCGGCCCATCAGGTCGTACTTGACGTAGCGCTGGCCGTAACCCCAGGTGAAGGCGCCGTCCTTGTTCTGACGGAACCCCATCATGATCCCGGCCTTGTAGATGTCGTTGAAGTCGTAGATCGTGGCGGGATCCATGTACCAGCGGATTTCGCCCGTCGTGTCGATGATGGCGTTTTGCGGGTAGCGATTCCATTCGAGGGCGCCGCCCATCGGGTTGTTCCAAACCGCGCGGGTTGAGTCGGCCGGGGCCGCAATCATGTTGTTGACGAGGATGAGACGATCCTTGAATTCGGGATCGACCTTCTTGACTTCCGCCTTGAAGAAGGAGTCGGTGACGCCGGCGTAGCCCGCCTGCTGAAGCGACACGGGCTGCGCGTAGATCTTATAGGTTTCCTTCACCGGTTCGGATTTCCCGGAGAGCGTGCGGGTGTAGCTCACCTCAACGGTGTTGCGGTAGCCGCCGTACAGGCCGAACACGGGAATGCCGCCGTGGGTGCGCGCCTGCGCGTCGCTCACCTTGTATTTGATTTCCTGGCCGCCCTCTTTCGGCACGATGCGCACCGTGATGTCCGTGAGGACGTAGCCGCCGTTGCGGATCACCGCCGTGAGCGGGGCGATCTTGTACGGATTCATGATGACGGCGCCGATTTTGCCCGAGGTCGGGTACGTCACGTGAGGGCCGGAAGAGCCGCCCACGGCAAAGGCCGCACCGGCAAAAAGGAAGGTAGTCGTCGCGGCAACGAGCGAGAGACGCAAATTCATGAGGATCTCCTGGTGGGGTTGAAGGGCGCCTTGGGGCGCCTCTTTCGGAACGCCTCCCTCCGATGCGGGGTCCGAAGTCCGCACTCGCGGGCTTCTCGCCGCACGCGCTCGGCGGTCGACGGGAGGCCGTCCGAACATGTCCTCCAGGTTAAAAATCCGGGCTTTTGCGCACAATGATCTTTTTCGCCGATAATTTTGCAAATTCCTCAAAAGCGAGTTGTTCGCGATGTCCTCTCTCTGCTCCCGTTCCAAGGCGTCCCGCTCGGGCGGCGCCGAGACCGTCCCGGAAATCGTCCCGACCGATGCCCGTGCGCGGCTGCGCGAGCTCTCCTTCAACGACCTGAGGCTTTTCGTACACCTCTACGAGAACCGCTCGTTGCAGCTCGCGGCGGCAAAGCTCGACCTCAATCTTTCGACCGCTTCGCGTCAGCTCAAGCGCATTCGCGAAGCGCTTGGCGACGAACTCTTCGTGCGCTCGAACCCGGGGCTCCATCCCACGCCGCGCGCCGAAGTCCTCTACCCGACCGTGCGCGCGATTCTGGGGCTCTCCGAAGAGCTCGTGCAAAGCGACGTCTTCGTCCCTTCGGAACTCACCCGAACCTTTCGCATCGGCGCCGTCGACAATGCCGTCTTCTCGGTCATGCCCGAAGTGATCCGCGAGTTTTTCCACTCGGCGCCCAACGCCTCGATCGAGGTGATGCAGCTCCCTCAGCAACTCTTCGAGGCGCTCGCCCGGGGCGAAATCGACCTTGCGGTTTTTCCGTCCACGCGCCCCATTCCCGCGAACTTCCATTCGATGAAGCTTTTTCCCGAAAGTTACGCCCTCTGCGTACGCGAAGACCATCCGCTCGCGAAGCGCTACCGGGAAACGGGCGAACTCACGCGCGAGGAAATTCACCGCTACCGCAAGATCGTCATCAGCAACCGCGGCGCGGGGGAGCGGCCGCTTTACTGCCTCGACGAAACGACCTTCCTCGGGCACGACGAGCAGGCCCGCGCGATCACGATGCCCTGGTTCCTCACGGTGCCCGGGCTTCTCGAACGCACGGACTTCACGGCGGTGCTGCCCCTCGGCACGGCGCTGCGCCTGCAAGAATCGCTCCGTCATCCGCTCGCCGTGATCCCCTGCAACGCGCAGCTCGAACACGTGCGCGTTCCCGATCGGGACGCGCACGAGCGGGTTCCGAACGACGCCGCACAACCCGGCGTGCGCTCCGGCGTGCACTCCGCCGAGCGGCCAGCCTATTACACCCGCATCATCTGGCACGAGCGCGTGCACCGGGATCCCGCGGTGGAGTGGCTGCGCGGACTCTTTGCGATTTACGCCGCTCCCGTCGCGGACGCTCTGGCCGCCGCATCGAAAGGTTGAAAGGCTGAGAAAGGACTGAAAAAGGGCTCAAAAAAAGAACCGGCGCCCGAAGGCGACCGGTTCTTTTCATTTTCAGCTCTCTCGACTCTTCACGACCGCTTCCCCGTCGGGGGAAAGCGGTCGGAATGCGTCAAGGCGTGCGGGCGATCAGCGCTTTTCTTCGTGAAGCACCGGCGCCACTTCGCACTTCAGCACGAAGGTGAGCACGTAGTAGAGCGCGGCACCCACGATCATGGCGACCGCAAGGCCCATGTTCGACGTGGCGAAGACGCTCTTTTCCATTTCTTCCGTGAGGAGGAAGCTCACGACCTTGGCGATGTAGGGGTCGGACGAGGTGATCGTGCCGAGACCGATCAGGCTTGCAACGGCGAGCGAAAGGAGCGCCGTCCAGCGGTAGTTGCGACCGCCTTCGCCGTAGGGAAGCGCCATACGGACGTCCCAACCGAGACGCTTCTGACGCAGGAGGTCGACCATTTCAATCGCACCCCACGAACCCATGATGACGGAGATCGCGGCGAGGAACGACTGGAAGGGAGCGACGAAGGAGTCGGAAACGAAGAGAAGGTAGAACGTACCGAACGCGATGATGAGGGCGTTCAGAACGGTCGACTGCCAGCGCTTCAACGGAGCGCCCATCGCCATGAGCGCAAGACCCGACGAGTAGATCCCCGTCATGCCCGCGGAGACGAGCGAGACGATGATCACGATCGAGAAGGGAACGT
It encodes:
- a CDS encoding ribonuclease R family protein codes for the protein MAKKKKSTARPPEPVTVRPEDVERGREFLTQLKTDISFTSAKKRLARELGISTGVANGIVVALNSEGFMSPSENWFRHPETPVLTGVVKGARTYEQMVVMSQTKPDLEVPIPAYRRGIVLPGDVYELREASGSWRVGELRRRGPTHFVCRRREGERMKGERVQLVSVNPFCPLVFSIAQSEVPEDTNLRTDVIEVALKDEALNPETSSFPLPVSFVRRVGRKDDPLGEVAIASAEHGVPTEFSPETLAEADALPDEVDGRSLLHRVDLTDIPFVTIDGEDARDFDDAVYCTEVPEGWRLLVAIADVSHYVKPGSALDRDAQMRSTSVYFPASVVPMLPEKLSNGLCSLNPDVDRLVMVCDAIVDREGTTTAYQFYPAVIHSHARLTYTNVWGALQGTPAGLEAVGERLDDLKRLYDLYKVLRAARERRSALDFETQESQALFDEKGVISGFAVREHNDAHRLIEECMLTANVAAADFVLRKKATTLFRVHPKPEPDRLRTLNTVLKTFNVKLEGTGAEAMAKLIRETKDNAPVQTAILRAMSRAQYQPENIGHFGLQYPAYAHFTSPIRRYPDLLLHRTIKGILAKKPYTPALAFDDTALMSGYHARKLGSNPDAPKAPAKTKKEERGNAWARLGIITSAAERRADDASRDVMNYLKCDFMQKHRRRNYTATVTGMIPAGIFVTLEEMPIEGFVHISNLGWGYYEYDESEMTMTSYESMSQVKIGDRVRVRIETIDMRERRISFVLESNLTRHVIKGQGRGRRRRWDRYDFDDFDDDIEDFDEDDDDDWR
- a CDS encoding aryl-sulfate sulfotransferase translates to MNLRLSLVAATTTFLFAGAAFAVGGSSGPHVTYPTSGKIGAVIMNPYKIAPLTAVIRNGGYVLTDITVRIVPKEGGQEIKYKVSDAQARTHGGIPVFGLYGGYRNTVEVSYTRTLSGKSEPVKETYKIYAQPVSLQQAGYAGVTDSFFKAEVKKVDPEFKDRLILVNNMIAAPADSTRAVWNNPMGGALEWNRYPQNAIIDTTGEIRWYMDPATIYDFNDIYKAGIMMGFRQNKDGAFTWGYGQRYVKYDLMGREIWNHRLPDGYNDFSHAMDPMQNGNYLVRVASSDYKRPDGKHVRTVRDVIIEVDENGVVVDEWRLFDILDPYRDVVLKVLDQGAVCLNIDASKAGQTLSAEELAKQDASDHFGDIVGSGAGRNWVHVNSVDYDPTDDSIIISSRHQSALIKIGRDKEVKWIMGSPEGWKAEFKDKILTPIDKDGNPIKCEGSKCEGGFDWTWTQHTGWRIDSKSDKNIFYLSVFDNGDARGMEQPALPEMKYSRAVIYKIDQKKMTVEQIWQYGEERGHDWYSPVTSLTEYQDDKDSVFVYSATAGASYNFKTGAFESAPNPYIDEFKWGATEPSLEIQLKNTSGYQAMPIDLNKAFNAK
- a CDS encoding LysR family transcriptional regulator; its protein translation is MSSLCSRSKASRSGGAETVPEIVPTDARARLRELSFNDLRLFVHLYENRSLQLAAAKLDLNLSTASRQLKRIREALGDELFVRSNPGLHPTPRAEVLYPTVRAILGLSEELVQSDVFVPSELTRTFRIGAVDNAVFSVMPEVIREFFHSAPNASIEVMQLPQQLFEALARGEIDLAVFPSTRPIPANFHSMKLFPESYALCVREDHPLAKRYRETGELTREEIHRYRKIVISNRGAGERPLYCLDETTFLGHDEQARAITMPWFLTVPGLLERTDFTAVLPLGTALRLQESLRHPLAVIPCNAQLEHVRVPDRDAHERVPNDAAQPGVRSGVHSAERPAYYTRIIWHERVHRDPAVEWLRGLFAIYAAPVADALAAASKG